AAAATATAGCCCTGTTCCCCACCCTGCTTGCGCTGCCGGTACCATCGCCAGTGCAAAGGGGATTGCTCCATTGGCAAGGAGACTGAAGGTAGCACCTAGGGCAATCGTCAGGATGAAAGCGGTAATCAGGTGGTGAATGGTCGGCATTAACCCCATTAAGATAGCCATACCGATCGCTGCCCCAACCATCGCAGTACGGTTACCGAGGCGGGTGGCGAGGCGCCCTGCTGGGACGGCCATCAATGAAAGGGTTAGAAACAGGCAACCCAAGATAATACTGATATTCGCAGAGGCAACTTGCACTTTGAGAATTTGGGACAAGGCTTGCATCACTAGACGAAACCCCAAACCAACGGCTGCACCACTGGCAAAAACCAATCCCAACCTTAGGGTCTTGAATCGCCAGTCCCCCCTCGTCCGTTTGGCCGCTAGTTGTACCGCGTCCTGGCTGGTTGGGGGCGGTGGCGCACTGAAGCCAACCGGTGGGGGAGATTGGACCTGTTGATCGGGGCCAGTGAGCCGCAAAAGTGTGGCAGCCAGGAGCATTGAAATTGAACCTACAGCGAATGTGACGACTGGCCCTAGGCTCAAAATAAAGGTACTGGCCAACGGTCCCATAGCTGCTGCCACACTGCCAACCAGGGTTAGAACAGCAGCAGCTTTAGGCAACTGCGTGTTGATCGCATAGCGTCCCAATAGGGACAGGGCTGGACTGCGAAACACAGTCATGGCTAAGGCCCAAGCAATCAGGAGTACAGGCAAGACCCAGCGGCTGGCTGGGTTACCCCAGAGGACAAAGAGGGGGATGCCGATAAAGCAAGCCGATGCCAGGATGACGCCGATCGCGATAAAAGGAAACCGGCTTCCGAGCCAGTGTTGCGCCCGATCGGAGAGGCTGCCCATTAAGGGTTCCATCCCAGCCGACAGCAGGTTTTCTATCACTAGAACTCCCGTCGCCACTGCTGCCGAAAACCCAAATTGGGTGAGTAACTTCAGCAGGTAAAGGTTATAGATCACCCAGGTCAGGGCGATCGTGCCTTGGACAGCGGCTAGTCCCCAAACTTGGGGCCAGAGGGTGGAGCGGGCAGCAGTAAAGGAAGCCATAGGGAAAGACGCCGTTAAGTGGAACTGTTCAGGAATGGGGAAGTGCTGCAAGAAGCGACCCAAAATTGTCAATAACTGCGGCTCTCCTGAATTTATGGTGGGGGCGCTACGTGCCCCCACCATAAACTCGGTATTTCAGATCTATTTTCAGATCTATTTATGGGTAGTTGCTGATCCTGTGTACCCTAAAATCTCAGAAGAACCACAACTGGGGATGTTTCAATAATCAATAATACAAAGATCGGGACAAGGCGATCATATCTCCTGCCACCCACCCGGCAATCCACTTCCCTCACTTCTCACGCCTCTATCCTCACTCCTAAACCTCTTCTCCCACAAAAGACGAAGGGACTTTACAGCGAGGGGGAGAGAACTCAGGCAACCGGCAAAGTTATCATCTCCTTATATTGCGGGTTATATTGCGGGCAAAGAGGTAGTCCATCGCCCATGCCCTTAACCTCCGCTGCGCCCGTGTAGACTATTCAGTCAAACAACGTCCCTTGAATAACCGGTAAATACCTTCCTTTACTTCGGCTAACCTCAGGCGGCCTGCACGGCGCAGCTTATTAAGCTCGTTAGCCCAAGACAGCCCGTGGGGAAAGCGGGCTACATAGAGTTCACAAACCTGTAACTTGTCTAACAAACGCTGAATCTGCTGAGAAGCCTGTCGCGTCACAACGCGATCGCCCTGATAGGTGAGGTCGGTATCGTGAGCCGCCAGTTGGGGTAAAAAGCAGGTTTGCTGATGTTGACAACGATCACACAACATTGTGCATTCTCCTGAGCAGATGTGCTCACCTTGTACGCCTTGGTGTAGTTTGAGTTCGGCGATCGGGGTTATAACCATTGGTTGAATGGCTGTTGGCCAGTCATTCGTGCACCCACTTTAGCCTACTTCCCCGATAAGGGTCCCAACCTGGAAATTTTAATAAAACTTCCCACACACTTCTCATCCCAGGTTGAAGATAGCCCTGTTTTGGGGGCAAAGCTTAAGCACCATCCGGCTGCTGTAGGAAGATGGTATGGTTTGGGTCAGGTTGCACCCGAAACCCACCAACACGAGTCGAGACCGGGAGGATTGCTGTGGACCGAGGGGTAAGGCGCTTTTATAAGGGGCTGCTCATGGTGATCGCGGCGGGGGTGATTACTGTCCTCCTGCCGCCCATCAAACACCTGCTGGCGCTCGGCTATGCAGCCCTTAGCACTCAGGTGCAACAGGTGATCGATTTAGTGCGTATGGGCCTCTTAGCCTTTCTCGTTGCGGCCCTGTTGGCCCCCTTGGAAGCGTTGGGCTGGTGGGCCGGTTGGTATGGCGAATCCGTGGATACAATCGCAGCGCAAACCAACTCTTCCCCTGCCGCACCTGCGACAGAAACAGCCGCGATTCCCGCAGGGATCGCTTCGCGAATTGCGCTTCCCTATCACCGCTACCTCATCTATCTGGATGGTATTGGCCAAGGCTCAACCCAGCAATACTTACCGGATGTGGAAGACTTTTTAGCCGCACTGACAGCAGCACTCCCGCCGGATATTTGCCTAGTGCGGGATGTCATGTCCTATTCAGTCATGAACCAGCCCCTCACCTCAGCACAGCGGCCCCTGGCTTTTTTCTGGAAACTGGCGGAGTGGCTCCGACTCAAAAATCCCCGCAGCTTGCTGGGATATGTGATTAACATTCGCAACCTCCTTCAGGTCAGCGTTTCAGCAGACCAGCGCTATGGTCCCATCTACAACCTGGGCATTGCCCAGCGGCTCTACGACAGCCTGAGCCGACAGGGCTATGTACCGGGCAGCGGCATTCCCGTCACCCTGATCGGCTATAGCGGCGGCGGTCAGGTGGCAGCAGGGGCAGCGGCCTTTTTGAAACAGGCGATCCAGGCCCCGATCGACCTGATTTCCCTAGGTGGGGTGATGAGTGGTAATAATCGCTATCTCCAGCTAGAGCATCTCTATCACCTTGAAGGGGAAAAGGACACGGTGCAGCGCCTCGGCCCCCGCATGTTTCCTGGTCGGCAGCCTTTACTGTTCCTGTCCTATTGGAACCGGGCACGGCGAGCCGGCAAAATCACGATCGTGCCCCTGAGTGGGGTGGGCCACAATGTCCCCGGTGGCTTACTGGACCCGAACCTGGTGCTTCCCGATGGTCGCACGGCTCTGCAACGCACGATCGACACCATTCTGGCAATTCTCGCGGGACGATTGGAACTGCCCCATACGGCCAAGGCAGCGGTTGATCTGAGCCTCGCCCAACCCAGTAACTACGCGATCTATCAACAACTGCCCTACAATCGCTACGACTTTTATCCTCTTCAGCAATCCCTGCCAGCGAATACCTATATTCCGGTCGGGACTTGGATCGGTCGTCTCATTTTGCCGCCAAAATCTGAACGTGCCCAGGTGCAGGGCGTCTGGTTCGAGGTCTACCAAACCGATGCCGATCATCCCCATTGGCAAGGTCTGCGGGTGCGCCTGTGCTGGGAGGATATCCCCATACTCCAGCAGTGGCGGCAGTCAGTCGTCCGGGATGTCAATCTGAGTGAACCAACCCAACTGAGTATGCAACAGGGGCGGGTGCATCCGGATCGCCTGGACGGTTGGCAGCGGGTGGGACCGTTGGAATCCCTGGCCGCCAGCCATCCCGAGGACGACGTGATCGTGAAACTGGTGGGGCCGGTGCGGGTGGTAGCAGCGGCTGAAGGCACTGGGCAGCAGACGACCGATCCAACCCTCTTCATTACCCAGGAGCCAGTGCAAATCACAGGGCGCTTTTATAGCCTGGTGCAAATTGGGGCACCCGTGGCCAATGGCAGTGACGTTTTTACCGTGCGCCATTTCAACCGGGAATCTCACCAATTTGATGCGCCAACGGCCACTGTGCGTATTCCCCAGGTGCTGCCCAGCCGTGAGGGGGTCTTCTCCAGTAGCAATCGCGGGCTAGAGCAATCTGCCTTGAATGAAAGTGGCTGGTATATCTACGGTGCCCAGGGGCAGGATGGGGAGTTTGTGGTCCAGGCGATCGCGCCCCGTGCCCTCCTGCGGTTGCAACCGGAGCAGGTGGTGCTGGGCAAGGCAGCAACGATTCAGTACCTCACCAAACGCTGCTGGCAAGGGACGGCCAAACAGAAGGGCCAAATCAAATCCGTGTTGTTGGCACCGGGGGAGGCGTCTATTGCCAGTGCCGTTGACCAGTGGCGAGAGGGCGATCGTGCCCTACTGATGCACGTGTATGGCGGGATTGGCGGTAAGAAAAAGGAATTTGCCCCCCTGGGGATTTACTTTGGGCATTTCGCCTACGGCATAGCCACGGTGGTACGGGACCCCTTGAGTGATGAACTGCGCTTTGAAATAACCTACAAGCAAATCTATACCCATAACACTGATGGCATTATTTCTGGCAGCCTCGCTTGGTCGGCCTATATGGGCGATCGCCAACGGGGCTGGTTGGGGGTGCGGCCGGTGGCGGACGTGTTGATTCGGTTTCCGCCCCTGACAGCCATCTATGACTTTGGCGATGGGCAGGCGCGATCGCCGCTTACTGCCCTGCGATATACCCTGGAGGCAATGGCGGCCCGGTACCGGGTGGGGGATGGGACGGGGGGCACCTTTGTCGGGCCAACCTATTCCTGTGTCCAGGATGCCAATCAGGCCCTTTACTTGGCCCTGCAACGCTTGCGCCAAGTGTTGCAAACCAATGTCACAATCCAGACCTGGTTAGCAGAACATCCGGATCACCCCCAAACCCAACAGGTACAGCAATTGGTGGCCCTAGAGAAGGCGCTCACCCAAAAGCTAATGCCAATGGGAATTGCGCGCTCGGATTGGGAAGATCAAGCGCCGTTACTCGGTGCGGATCTATGGGAAGATCCGTTCAATACCCTCTACAACACTCTGATCAGTTGGCGGACCTTGCTGCCGCGTTTAACCTTTGAGGCAATTGGGAAAGCCTTTTTGCAACAGGGGGCCTCGCTC
This DNA window, taken from Trichothermofontia sichuanensis B231, encodes the following:
- a CDS encoding MFS transporter, which produces MASFTAARSTLWPQVWGLAAVQGTIALTWVIYNLYLLKLLTQFGFSAAVATGVLVIENLLSAGMEPLMGSLSDRAQHWLGSRFPFIAIGVILASACFIGIPLFVLWGNPASRWVLPVLLIAWALAMTVFRSPALSLLGRYAINTQLPKAAAVLTLVGSVAAAMGPLASTFILSLGPVVTFAVGSISMLLAATLLRLTGPDQQVQSPPPVGFSAPPPPTSQDAVQLAAKRTRGDWRFKTLRLGLVFASGAAVGLGFRLVMQALSQILKVQVASANISIILGCLFLTLSLMAVPAGRLATRLGNRTAMVGAAIGMAILMGLMPTIHHLITAFILTIALGATFSLLANGAIPFALAMVPAAQAGWGTGLYFGGGALATSIFGVLFNPSTAWSVSLTIILGTGVFLIASLLIAASYRLPNLAQL
- a CDS encoding CAAX protease; the protein is MDRGVRRFYKGLLMVIAAGVITVLLPPIKHLLALGYAALSTQVQQVIDLVRMGLLAFLVAALLAPLEALGWWAGWYGESVDTIAAQTNSSPAAPATETAAIPAGIASRIALPYHRYLIYLDGIGQGSTQQYLPDVEDFLAALTAALPPDICLVRDVMSYSVMNQPLTSAQRPLAFFWKLAEWLRLKNPRSLLGYVINIRNLLQVSVSADQRYGPIYNLGIAQRLYDSLSRQGYVPGSGIPVTLIGYSGGGQVAAGAAAFLKQAIQAPIDLISLGGVMSGNNRYLQLEHLYHLEGEKDTVQRLGPRMFPGRQPLLFLSYWNRARRAGKITIVPLSGVGHNVPGGLLDPNLVLPDGRTALQRTIDTILAILAGRLELPHTAKAAVDLSLAQPSNYAIYQQLPYNRYDFYPLQQSLPANTYIPVGTWIGRLILPPKSERAQVQGVWFEVYQTDADHPHWQGLRVRLCWEDIPILQQWRQSVVRDVNLSEPTQLSMQQGRVHPDRLDGWQRVGPLESLAASHPEDDVIVKLVGPVRVVAAAEGTGQQTTDPTLFITQEPVQITGRFYSLVQIGAPVANGSDVFTVRHFNRESHQFDAPTATVRIPQVLPSREGVFSSSNRGLEQSALNESGWYIYGAQGQDGEFVVQAIAPRALLRLQPEQVVLGKAATIQYLTKRCWQGTAKQKGQIKSVLLAPGEASIASAVDQWREGDRALLMHVYGGIGGKKKEFAPLGIYFGHFAYGIATVVRDPLSDELRFEITYKQIYTHNTDGIISGSLAWSAYMGDRQRGWLGVRPVADVLIRFPPLTAIYDFGDGQARSPLTALRYTLEAMAARYRVGDGTGGTFVGPTYSCVQDANQALYLALQRLRQVLQTNVTIQTWLAEHPDHPQTQQVQQLVALEKALTQKLMPMGIARSDWEDQAPLLGADLWEDPFNTLYNTLISWRTLLPRLTFEAIGKAFLQQGASLWLLRSNQVGGIDPDIAPIAPTALWF